From the Flavimarina sp. Hel_I_48 genome, one window contains:
- a CDS encoding purine-nucleoside phosphorylase — translation MKTYIDQSAQFLKQRGFDVPEIGIILGTGLGQIVDKIENAIDVSYNHIPNFPTATVEFHMGKMIYGDLAGKKVIVMQGRFHVYEGYTLRDVSYPVRVMHALGIKKLLVSNAAGAINLDFDKGQIMLIEDHINLQGGSPLAFKGVSKLGTRFTDMSTPYDRDMSDKIEAIAKAKGITLHKGVYASVVGPQLETRAEYRYLKIIGADAVGMSTVPEVIVANHLDLPVAAVSVLTDECDPDNLKPVDIDDIMAAAAKAEPDMIQLFMGLIEEL, via the coding sequence ATGAAAACATACATAGACCAGTCTGCCCAATTTTTAAAACAGCGCGGCTTTGATGTCCCGGAAATAGGTATCATTTTAGGTACAGGCCTGGGACAGATCGTAGATAAGATCGAAAATGCCATAGATGTGAGCTACAATCATATTCCCAACTTCCCAACAGCTACGGTAGAATTTCATATGGGAAAAATGATCTATGGCGATCTGGCCGGCAAAAAAGTAATCGTTATGCAAGGGCGTTTTCACGTATATGAAGGCTATACCTTGCGCGATGTAAGCTATCCCGTTCGTGTTATGCACGCGCTGGGTATCAAAAAATTACTGGTTTCAAATGCCGCCGGGGCGATCAACCTTGACTTTGACAAAGGCCAGATCATGCTAATTGAAGATCACATCAACCTACAGGGCGGTTCACCGCTTGCATTTAAAGGTGTAAGTAAACTGGGCACCCGCTTTACGGATATGAGCACGCCTTATGACAGGGATATGTCAGATAAAATAGAGGCGATCGCAAAAGCTAAGGGAATCACCCTCCACAAAGGTGTTTATGCTTCCGTTGTGGGTCCACAGCTGGAAACCCGGGCAGAATACCGCTATCTCAAAATTATAGGCGCAGATGCCGTGGGAATGAGCACGGTTCCCGAAGTAATTGTGGCCAATCACCTGGACCTTCCCGTGGCAGCGGTTTCGGTGCTTACTGATGAATGTGATCCTGACAACCTAAAACCGGTTGACATTGATGATATTATGGCCGCTGCGGCAAAAGCGGAGCCTGATATGATCCAGCTTTTTATGGGATTGATTGAAGAACTGTAA
- a CDS encoding TIGR04282 family arsenosugar biosynthesis glycosyltransferase, producing MGILLNKQTNEDVDFATDFHYPTSTQALVIFTRNPELGKCKTRLAKTVGDARALRIYKFLLEHTAKITKSVKADKFVYYTDSIRENDFWDDNSYTKRIQKGETLGDKMHNAFSSLFDSGYTKVMIVGSDLYELTAPDIEAAFRELNDHNYVIGPAKDGGYYLLGMKKLNDKVFKNKEWSTPSVFEDTLKDLKEESVAIIEERNDVDYYEDIADVAIFQQFLPENLKKEVKK from the coding sequence ATGGGCATATTACTTAATAAGCAAACCAATGAAGATGTAGATTTTGCTACAGATTTTCATTACCCCACATCAACCCAGGCACTTGTGATCTTTACCCGCAACCCAGAACTGGGCAAGTGCAAAACACGGCTTGCAAAAACCGTGGGCGATGCGCGCGCGTTGCGCATTTATAAATTTTTACTAGAACATACCGCCAAAATCACAAAAAGCGTAAAAGCCGATAAATTTGTTTATTACACAGATTCCATTCGTGAAAATGATTTTTGGGATGACAATAGTTACACGAAGCGCATTCAGAAAGGGGAAACCCTGGGCGATAAAATGCATAACGCTTTTAGCAGTCTTTTTGACTCGGGATACACAAAAGTAATGATCGTGGGCAGTGACCTTTATGAGCTTACCGCACCAGATATAGAAGCTGCTTTTAGGGAACTCAACGATCACAATTATGTAATAGGCCCGGCAAAAGATGGTGGTTATTATCTACTGGGGATGAAAAAACTAAACGATAAGGTTTTTAAAAATAAAGAATGGAGCACACCTAGCGTTTTTGAAGATACACTCAAGGATCTTAAAGAAGAAAGCGTCGCGATTATTGAAGAACGCAATGACGTGGATTACTACGAAGATATCGCAGATGTTGCCATTTTTCAGCAGTTTTTACCAGAAAACCTTAAGAAAGAGGTAAAAAAATAA
- a CDS encoding rhodanese-like domain-containing protein produces MIVSPQKFSSLLFTIPFLFGFIKSLHAQQSIDDILKKYNTQSVPYISVETLKMEKDNYVLLDTRKKEEYDVSHLAEAIWVGEHFDAARIESLQLKKEQPIVVYCTVGVRSESYGERLKNSGFTDINNLYGSIFAWKNAGFPIVDLTGRETEKVHVYSKIWGKYLKNGEKIY; encoded by the coding sequence ATGATCGTATCGCCCCAAAAGTTCAGTTCCCTCCTTTTTACAATTCCTTTTCTATTTGGTTTTATAAAATCACTGCACGCCCAGCAAAGTATAGACGATATCCTTAAAAAATACAATACGCAGAGCGTGCCCTATATTTCGGTGGAAACCTTAAAAATGGAAAAGGATAACTATGTACTTCTGGATACCCGAAAAAAAGAGGAGTACGATGTAAGTCACCTTGCCGAAGCGATCTGGGTGGGCGAGCATTTTGATGCTGCCCGTATTGAGTCCCTACAACTAAAAAAAGAACAACCTATCGTGGTATATTGTACGGTGGGCGTACGCAGCGAAAGCTATGGCGAACGGCTAAAAAACTCCGGTTTTACCGATATTAACAACCTCTACGGAAGCATTTTTGCCTGGAAAAACGCAGGTTTCCCCATTGTTGACCTGACGGGAAGAGAAACAGAAAAAGTGCATGTATATTCTAAGATCTGGGGAAAGTATCTTAAAAATGGTGAGAAAATCTATTGA
- the truB gene encoding tRNA pseudouridine(55) synthase TruB, which yields MKFTEEQFKEGQVLLFDKPLEWTSFQVVNKVRWLIRKTYGIKKIKVGHAGTLDPLATGLLIICTGKFTKRIEEFMGQEKEYTGTITLGATTPSYDLETEIDATFPLDELKEDQIKAATAQFTGTIKQRPPIFSALKKEGKRLYEFARAGEEVEIPEREVHIGAFEITQIALPNVDFRVVCSKGTYIRSLAHDFGKALNNGGHLSALRRTKIGDFEVKNGLNLEDFEHYLTKKD from the coding sequence ATGAAGTTTACCGAAGAACAGTTTAAAGAAGGCCAGGTGCTGCTTTTTGACAAACCACTGGAATGGACTTCTTTTCAGGTGGTGAACAAAGTGCGCTGGCTAATTAGAAAAACCTACGGGATCAAAAAAATAAAAGTGGGACATGCGGGAACTTTAGACCCGCTTGCAACCGGACTCCTTATCATCTGTACCGGGAAATTCACCAAACGTATTGAGGAATTTATGGGCCAGGAAAAAGAATATACCGGCACCATTACCCTGGGCGCAACAACGCCATCCTACGATCTGGAAACCGAAATTGACGCCACGTTTCCCCTTGATGAACTTAAAGAAGATCAAATAAAAGCCGCCACCGCGCAATTTACAGGAACGATCAAACAGCGGCCACCTATTTTTTCGGCCCTGAAAAAAGAAGGAAAACGGCTGTACGAGTTTGCCCGTGCCGGGGAAGAGGTTGAAATCCCGGAGCGGGAAGTACATATTGGCGCGTTTGAAATCACACAGATCGCCCTACCCAATGTTGATTTTAGGGTGGTTTGTAGCAAGGGGACCTACATCCGCTCACTGGCACATGATTTTGGAAAAGCATTGAACAATGGCGGTCATCTTTCTGCTTTGCGACGGACTAAAATTGGGGATTTTGAGGTCAAAAACGGGCTCAATCTGGAAGATTTTGAGCACTATTTGACTAAAAAGGATTAA
- a CDS encoding undecaprenyl-diphosphate phosphatase, whose translation MDVLDAIILGVIQGLTEFLPVSSSGHLELGKAILGDSTVPEESLLFTVVLHFATALSTVVVFRKDIIDLFKGLFQFQWNEETQFCTKIVLSMIPAVIIGLFFEEQLESLFGGNILLVGMMLIITALLLWLADRAKDTQKPVSFSNAFTIGIAQAIAMLPGISRSGATISTSVLLGNDKSKAARFSFLMVVPLIFGKIAKDILGGDLTVESGNFTTLFIGFVAAFVSGLVACTWMIKLVKKSKLSWFAIYCLIVGIIAVGFGYYSA comes from the coding sequence ATGGACGTTCTAGATGCTATAATCCTTGGTGTTATTCAAGGCCTTACCGAATTTTTACCTGTTTCCTCAAGCGGTCACCTGGAACTGGGCAAAGCCATTTTAGGCGATAGTACCGTACCAGAAGAGAGTTTGCTTTTTACCGTGGTGCTTCATTTTGCAACCGCACTGAGTACCGTTGTGGTTTTTAGAAAAGACATTATTGATCTCTTTAAAGGTTTGTTCCAGTTTCAGTGGAATGAGGAAACGCAGTTTTGCACCAAGATCGTTTTATCTATGATCCCGGCAGTAATTATAGGGCTGTTTTTTGAAGAACAGTTAGAATCGCTTTTTGGCGGAAATATTCTTCTTGTAGGCATGATGCTTATCATTACCGCCTTGTTGCTTTGGTTGGCAGACCGGGCTAAAGATACCCAGAAACCAGTAAGTTTCAGCAATGCATTTACGATAGGGATTGCGCAGGCAATTGCCATGCTCCCTGGTATTTCACGTAGTGGCGCGACGATTTCAACCTCCGTGTTGCTGGGGAACGATAAGAGCAAAGCGGCGCGTTTTTCATTCTTGATGGTGGTTCCCTTGATTTTTGGCAAAATCGCCAAAGACATTCTGGGCGGGGATCTTACTGTGGAATCAGGAAATTTTACCACACTTTTCATAGGTTTTGTCGCCGCATTTGTAAGCGGCCTGGTTGCCTGTACCTGGATGATCAAACTGGTCAAGAAAAGCAAACTTTCCTGGTTTGCTATCTACTGCCTTATTGTGGGTATCATTGCGGTTGGTTTTGGCTATTATTCTGCTTAA
- a CDS encoding DUF3098 domain-containing protein, whose amino-acid sequence MGEQKRKKNRELHRSTFVFGRKNYKFMLIGLGVITLGFLLMAGGGSDDPTVFNPEIYSWRRIRLAPALVLIGFGIEVYAILLNPTPKAGENLNDTLSDSEKHDK is encoded by the coding sequence ATGGGAGAACAGAAAAGAAAGAAAAACCGCGAACTGCACCGCAGTACGTTTGTTTTTGGCAGAAAGAACTATAAATTCATGCTCATTGGGCTTGGGGTGATCACCCTTGGATTTTTGCTCATGGCCGGTGGTGGCAGCGATGACCCCACTGTTTTTAATCCCGAAATTTATAGCTGGAGACGCATACGCCTTGCCCCTGCCCTCGTTTTGATAGGTTTTGGTATAGAAGTTTATGCCATTTTGCTCAATCCCACTCCTAAAGCGGGCGAAAACTTAAACGATACGCTTTCTGATTCTGAAAAACACGACAAGTAA
- a CDS encoding cell division protein FtsX, whose product MASFEKYQRRRLLSSYFSVVLSIALVLFLLGLLGLLVLNSKKVADHFKEQIALNIYLKDSAKENEIKALNDTLAAAKYTKSTQYITKDEAAKQQSEEIGEDFMDFLGYNPLQNSIDVFLNADFVSEAQVKEIADTIASKEFVDEVNYDQPLISLLNENVKKISLWIVIVSGLFMFIAILLINSSIRLSVYSKRFTIKTMQMVGATKGFIRRPFILQNVKLGLIGAIIALAGMAGVLYYLNKTFPQLDLLGDKKILAIIFGGVFLAGIVISWLSTFFATQRFLNLRTDELYY is encoded by the coding sequence ATGGCTTCGTTTGAAAAGTACCAACGCCGCAGATTGCTGTCTTCTTATTTTTCGGTGGTATTGAGCATTGCGCTCGTGCTTTTCCTACTGGGTCTCTTAGGGCTTCTGGTCCTGAATTCAAAAAAGGTTGCCGATCATTTCAAGGAACAGATCGCATTAAATATCTACCTGAAAGATTCGGCTAAAGAGAATGAAATTAAAGCGCTCAACGATACTCTTGCTGCTGCCAAATACACAAAATCCACCCAGTATATTACCAAAGATGAGGCGGCAAAACAGCAAAGCGAGGAAATAGGGGAGGATTTTATGGACTTTTTAGGGTACAATCCACTTCAGAATTCCATTGACGTGTTCCTGAACGCTGATTTTGTTTCAGAAGCACAGGTGAAGGAAATTGCAGACACTATTGCCAGCAAGGAATTTGTGGATGAGGTGAATTATGACCAACCCTTAATCTCTTTACTGAACGAAAATGTCAAAAAAATAAGCCTGTGGATTGTAATTGTAAGCGGTTTATTCATGTTTATTGCCATTTTACTGATCAATAGTTCCATTCGGCTTTCGGTATATTCAAAGCGATTTACCATAAAAACCATGCAAATGGTGGGCGCTACCAAAGGTTTTATTCGCCGTCCTTTCATTTTGCAGAATGTAAAACTGGGGCTTATAGGAGCCATTATCGCCCTGGCCGGTATGGCGGGAGTACTATATTACCTCAACAAGACCTTTCCACAGTTGGATTTACTGGGTGATAAGAAAATCTTGGCGATCATCTTTGGAGGTGTTTTTCTGGCCGGGATTGTTATAAGTTGGTTATCAACTTTTTTCGCCACACAGCGCTTTTTAAATTTAAGGACAGACGAATTGTATTATTGA
- a CDS encoding leucine--tRNA ligase yields the protein MKYDHSAIEQKWQQYWKNNNTFHATNNPPSGEYRGKYYVLDMFPYPSGAGLHVGHPLGYIASDIYARYKRHQGFNVLHPQGYDSFGLPAEQYAIQTGQHPAITTETNIARYREQLDKIGFSFDWSREVRTSEPEYYKWTQWIFIQLFESWYNNDTNKAEHIDTLIAKFEKKGNASVNAVCDEDIEPFSAEEWNNFSSKEKQQILLKYRLTYLAETEVNWCPELGTVLANDEIVNGVSERGGHPVIRKKMTQWSMRISAYAQRLLDGLQDIDWPQPLKDSQTNWIGRSKGAQVEFKIQNSEFRIGVFTTRPDTIFGVTFMTLAPELDLVQEITTPEQKAEVDAYIEATAKRSERERMADVKTISGAFTGAYAEHPFTKEPIPIWIGDYVLAGYGTGAVMAVPCGDQRDWDFAKHFDIPIKNIFDGIDISEQAYAEKDNTPLKDSDFLNGLSYKQALPKAIEELEKLDAGKGKVNYRLRDAVFSRQRYWGEPFPVYYVDGMPQMIDAKHLPLRLPEVEKYLPTEEGEPPLGRATKWHWDTNTNEVVSVPEGEKPPSGVWGIELNTMPGWAGSSWYFFRYMEKAMRDETFASKEAMDYWQNVDLYIGGSEHATGHLLYSRFWVKFLKDRGFASVEEPFKKLINQGMILGESAFVYRLIGSEPLSGTSKANRTNEDAKQSYYHSGYFISKTVADKIEDNSLDFDLKINLVKILNSEVIKNGNKEHYQELNVSKTHTDVSFVNTSNNLDIEAFKNWRSEFKDAIFIGETGEEINDNTSKNNKYIVGREVEKMSKSKYNVVNPDDICDEYGADTLRMYEMFLGPLEQAKPWNTAGITGVHNFLKKFWKLYHEVDKDGNIGSFKVPPSGAEGDSDAMKVLHKTIKKVQEDIENFSFNTSVSTFMIAVNELSALKCNNREVLEPLAVLISPYAPHIAEELWSLLGHEGSIATAPFPEFDAKHLVESSKEYPISFNGKMRFTMELSLDLSKEEIEKAVMANEKTQEYLNGRTPKKVIVVPGKIVNLVG from the coding sequence ATGAAATACGATCACAGCGCAATAGAACAAAAGTGGCAGCAATACTGGAAGAATAATAATACTTTTCACGCTACTAACAATCCCCCTTCGGGGGAATACAGGGGGAAATATTATGTGCTTGATATGTTCCCTTATCCTTCTGGGGCGGGGCTGCACGTAGGGCACCCGCTGGGCTATATCGCCAGTGATATCTATGCGCGTTACAAACGCCATCAGGGTTTTAATGTATTGCACCCGCAGGGGTACGATTCCTTTGGTCTTCCGGCAGAGCAGTACGCGATCCAGACCGGGCAGCACCCGGCTATCACTACCGAAACGAATATTGCGCGCTACCGCGAACAGCTTGATAAAATAGGTTTTTCATTTGACTGGAGCCGGGAGGTGCGCACCTCAGAACCTGAATATTACAAATGGACGCAGTGGATTTTTATTCAGCTTTTTGAAAGTTGGTACAACAACGATACTAATAAAGCCGAGCATATAGACACGCTTATCGCGAAATTTGAAAAAAAAGGAAATGCTTCGGTTAATGCGGTTTGTGATGAAGATATTGAACCGTTTTCCGCAGAAGAATGGAATAATTTTTCGTCCAAAGAAAAACAACAAATCCTCCTAAAATACCGCCTCACCTACCTTGCAGAAACCGAAGTGAACTGGTGCCCAGAGCTGGGAACGGTACTGGCTAACGATGAGATCGTAAATGGCGTTTCAGAACGTGGCGGGCATCCTGTTATTCGTAAAAAAATGACGCAGTGGAGTATGCGCATTAGTGCCTATGCACAGCGCTTGCTAGATGGTTTGCAGGATATCGACTGGCCACAACCGCTTAAAGACAGTCAGACGAATTGGATCGGGAGAAGTAAAGGGGCTCAAGTAGAATTCAAAATTCAAAACTCAGAATTCAGAATAGGAGTTTTCACGACTCGTCCCGATACTATTTTTGGCGTTACGTTTATGACTTTGGCACCAGAGTTGGATTTAGTACAAGAGATCACCACTCCAGAGCAAAAAGCTGAGGTTGATGCTTATATCGAGGCGACTGCAAAGCGCAGTGAACGCGAGCGTATGGCTGATGTCAAAACCATTTCTGGGGCGTTTACCGGGGCGTATGCAGAGCATCCATTTACTAAGGAACCCATCCCGATCTGGATAGGGGATTATGTACTGGCCGGTTACGGTACAGGCGCGGTGATGGCCGTTCCCTGCGGAGATCAGCGGGATTGGGATTTTGCTAAACATTTTGATATTCCAATCAAGAATATTTTTGACGGCATTGATATTTCGGAACAGGCTTACGCCGAAAAAGACAATACGCCGTTGAAGGATTCTGATTTCTTAAACGGACTTTCCTATAAACAGGCGCTTCCCAAAGCGATAGAGGAATTAGAAAAATTAGATGCCGGAAAAGGTAAAGTAAACTACCGTTTGCGTGATGCTGTTTTTAGCAGACAGCGGTATTGGGGAGAGCCTTTCCCCGTGTATTATGTGGATGGAATGCCGCAGATGATCGATGCAAAACACTTGCCGCTCCGACTTCCCGAAGTTGAGAAATACCTTCCAACGGAAGAAGGTGAGCCGCCTCTAGGTCGCGCTACAAAATGGCATTGGGACACAAACACTAACGAAGTTGTTTCAGTCCCGGAAGGTGAAAAGCCCCCTTCGGGGGTTTGGGGGATAGAATTAAACACCATGCCGGGTTGGGCAGGGAGCAGCTGGTATTTCTTTAGATATATGGAGAAAGCGATGCGCGACGAGACTTTTGCCTCAAAAGAAGCGATGGACTACTGGCAGAATGTTGATTTGTACATAGGCGGTAGCGAACATGCAACGGGTCACTTGTTATACAGCCGTTTTTGGGTTAAATTTTTAAAAGACCGCGGGTTTGCTTCTGTAGAAGAACCCTTTAAAAAGCTGATCAACCAGGGGATGATTCTGGGAGAGAGTGCTTTTGTTTATAGACTTATTGGTAGTGAACCCCTAAGTGGCACTTCTAAAGCCAATAGAACGAATGAAGATGCAAAACAATCATATTACCATTCTGGCTATTTCATTTCAAAGACTGTTGCAGATAAAATAGAAGATAATTCACTTGATTTTGATTTGAAAATCAACCTTGTCAAAATTCTGAATTCAGAAGTAATTAAAAATGGAAACAAGGAACACTATCAAGAATTGAATGTTTCAAAAACTCATACAGATGTTTCTTTTGTAAATACTTCCAACAATCTCGACATCGAAGCTTTTAAAAACTGGCGCTCGGAGTTTAAAGACGCCATTTTTATAGGAGAAACTGGCGAAGAAATCAATGATAATACCAGTAAAAATAACAAATATATAGTAGGCCGAGAAGTCGAAAAAATGTCTAAATCCAAATACAACGTGGTTAATCCCGATGATATTTGCGACGAGTACGGCGCAGATACGTTGCGTATGTATGAGATGTTTTTAGGTCCGTTAGAGCAGGCTAAACCGTGGAATACCGCTGGGATTACCGGAGTGCACAACTTCCTTAAAAAATTCTGGAAACTGTATCACGAAGTAGATAAAGATGGAAATATTGGATCTTTTAAAGTTCCCCCTTCGGGGGCGGAGGGGGATTCGGATGCAATGAAAGTATTGCACAAAACCATTAAAAAGGTACAGGAAGATATTGAGAACTTCAGTTTCAATACTTCGGTTTCTACGTTTATGATCGCGGTTAATGAACTTTCGGCCTTGAAATGCAACAACCGTGAAGTGCTGGAACCTTTGGCCGTTTTGATCTCGCCTTACGCGCCACACATCGCAGAAGAATTATGGAGTTTGTTAGGCCATGAAGGTTCTATCGCTACAGCGCCGTTTCCGGAGTTTGACGCGAAGCATTTGGTAGAAAGCAGTAAAGAATATCCCATTTCGTTTAACGGTAAAATGCGTTTTACGATGGAGCTTTCCTTAGACCTTTCTAAAGAAGAAATTGAAAAGGCGGTGATGGCAAACGAAAAAACCCAGGAGTATCTGAATGGTCGCACACCTAAAAAGGTAATTGTTGTCCCCGGTAAAATTGTGAATTTAGTGGGATAG
- a CDS encoding DUF7010 family protein, protein MRRTLEEQRVAFSNQRFLATPLAGLIIWIIIGFIGIFFSDFVSVWSIFIGTGSIVYLSLFLSKFTGENFMDKSKPKNEFDKLFFFTVAQAILVYAIAIPFFQIDYSSLPLTVGILTGLMWLPFSWIVNHWVGIFHALTRTILILILWYLLPEHRFIAIPFAICLIYGATLVILRTRKKTEQPPEIIL, encoded by the coding sequence ATGAGGAGAACACTTGAAGAACAGCGGGTTGCATTTTCAAATCAAAGATTTCTGGCGACCCCTTTGGCAGGCTTGATTATCTGGATCATCATTGGATTTATCGGTATTTTTTTCTCTGATTTTGTTTCGGTGTGGTCCATTTTTATAGGAACTGGAAGTATCGTGTACCTAAGTCTATTCCTCTCCAAATTTACCGGTGAAAATTTTATGGATAAGAGTAAACCAAAGAATGAATTTGATAAACTCTTCTTCTTTACAGTTGCACAAGCTATATTGGTTTATGCAATTGCAATTCCATTTTTTCAAATAGATTATTCCTCTTTACCGCTTACCGTAGGGATTTTAACCGGACTCATGTGGCTACCATTCTCATGGATTGTAAATCACTGGGTCGGTATTTTTCACGCCCTGACAAGAACAATTTTGATTCTTATACTGTGGTACCTGCTTCCCGAACACCGATTTATAGCCATCCCTTTCGCAATTTGTCTAATTTATGGTGCGACACTGGTAATCCTGAGAACAAGAAAAAAAACAGAACAGCCTCCTGAAATCATTTTGTGA
- a CDS encoding zinc metallopeptidase, giving the protein MMGGYMGYYLIIGVIALASWLVSRKLKSKFKEYSKVHLQNGMSGAEIARKMLSDNGINDVKVISVQGQLTDHYNPKDKTVNLSEPVFNERNAAAAAVAAHECGHAVQHAKAYSWLKMRSTLVPAVSVASKLSMFVIMGGVVLMATTQMGFTVALIGLCLFAMGTLFAFVTLPVEYDASNRALAWMKSSNVVTSKELAGAEDSLKWAARTYVVAALGSLATLLYFALQIFGGRR; this is encoded by the coding sequence ATGATGGGAGGATATATGGGTTACTACCTAATTATAGGGGTGATCGCACTGGCCAGTTGGCTGGTAAGCAGAAAATTAAAAAGCAAATTCAAAGAGTATTCTAAGGTACACCTGCAAAACGGCATGAGCGGCGCAGAAATCGCCCGAAAAATGCTGAGTGATAATGGTATTAATGATGTAAAGGTAATCTCGGTACAGGGCCAACTTACAGATCATTATAATCCTAAGGACAAAACGGTAAATCTTAGTGAACCGGTATTTAATGAGCGTAACGCGGCAGCAGCTGCGGTTGCAGCACATGAATGTGGGCACGCGGTACAGCACGCCAAGGCCTATTCCTGGTTGAAAATGCGTTCTACACTGGTGCCTGCGGTAAGTGTCGCCTCAAAGCTTTCTATGTTTGTGATCATGGGCGGGGTCGTACTGATGGCAACCACTCAAATGGGCTTTACCGTTGCGTTGATTGGGCTTTGTCTTTTTGCAATGGGAACCTTGTTTGCCTTTGTCACCTTGCCTGTGGAATATGATGCGAGCAATCGCGCACTGGCCTGGATGAAAAGTTCTAATGTGGTAACCTCAAAAGAACTGGCCGGGGCAGAAGATTCCTTAAAATGGGCTGCACGAACGTATGTGGTTGCCGCATTGGGATCACTGGCTACATTACTTTATTTCGCTTTGCAGATTTTTGGCGGAAGAAGGTAA
- a CDS encoding CBS domain-containing protein — MGIKSFMGKRSAVKEAPVNIRVSDYMTRKLITFRPEQSIMEVMEKLIKNGISGGPVVNENNELLGIISEGDCMKRISDSRYYNMPIDDATVENNMASDVDTIDGDMNVFDAAKKFLELKHRRFPILEDGKLVGQISQRDILKAALELKGRTW, encoded by the coding sequence ATGGGAATAAAAAGTTTTATGGGCAAACGCTCAGCGGTAAAGGAGGCCCCGGTAAATATACGGGTATCTGATTATATGACTCGGAAACTCATCACTTTTAGGCCAGAACAGTCTATTATGGAGGTGATGGAAAAACTGATCAAAAATGGTATTTCTGGTGGGCCCGTTGTGAATGAAAACAATGAACTGTTAGGCATAATTTCTGAAGGGGATTGTATGAAGAGGATCAGTGATAGCCGCTATTACAACATGCCCATTGATGATGCGACGGTAGAAAATAATATGGCCAGCGATGTAGACACGATAGATGGCGATATGAATGTCTTTGACGCGGCAAAAAAATTCCTGGAGCTAAAACACCGCAGGTTTCCTATTCTTGAAGATGGAAAACTCGTGGGCCAGATTAGTCAGCGGGATATACTTAAAGCGGCACTGGAACTCAAAGGCCGAACTTGGTAA
- a CDS encoding cation diffusion facilitator family transporter encodes MTPEETAIKTTYFSIVGNLGLALIKGSAGVFGNSYALIADAIESTTDIFSSFFVLLGLKYAKRPPDDNHPYGHGKIEPLITFVVVAFLVTSATIIAYESIENIRTPHKIPKAWTLIVLGIIIVWKEICYQIVMRKSVETQSSSLKADAWHHRSDAITSITAFVGISIALIFGKGYETADDWAALVAAAFILYNSYLILRPALGEIMDEQRHHDLVDEVREIALTVKGIKDTEKCYIRKSGMKFHVDLHAMVNGHISVTEGHKLAHDLKDTLVEKMPNIDNVHIHIEPFEEGIPRI; translated from the coding sequence ATGACCCCAGAAGAAACCGCTATAAAAACCACTTATTTTAGTATCGTGGGCAATTTGGGCCTGGCGCTTATCAAAGGTTCTGCCGGTGTTTTTGGAAATTCGTACGCACTTATCGCAGACGCGATCGAATCTACCACAGATATTTTTTCATCCTTTTTTGTGCTGCTGGGGCTTAAATATGCCAAGCGCCCGCCAGATGATAACCATCCCTATGGCCACGGCAAGATCGAACCGCTGATCACCTTTGTGGTGGTTGCCTTTCTGGTAACCTCAGCGACCATAATTGCTTACGAGAGTATTGAAAATATACGTACCCCGCACAAAATCCCAAAGGCCTGGACGCTCATCGTTCTAGGGATTATCATTGTCTGGAAAGAAATTTGTTATCAGATCGTGATGCGCAAAAGTGTGGAAACGCAGAGTTCGTCGCTTAAAGCAGATGCGTGGCACCACCGCAGCGATGCCATCACTTCGATAACCGCGTTTGTGGGTATTTCAATCGCATTGATCTTTGGCAAGGGCTATGAGACGGCAGATGATTGGGCTGCCCTTGTGGCTGCCGCTTTTATCCTGTACAACAGCTATTTGATCTTACGGCCGGCGCTTGGGGAAATTATGGATGAACAGCGACATCATGACCTGGTTGATGAAGTGCGGGAAATCGCATTAACCGTTAAAGGGATCAAGGATACCGAAAAATGCTATATCCGAAAATCAGGAATGAAATTTCATGTAGACCTGCACGCTATGGTCAACGGACACATAAGCGTTACCGAAGGTCACAAACTGGCACACGACCTTAAGGATACGCTCGTGGAGAAAATGCCGAACATTGACAACGTTCACATTCATATTGAGCCTTTTGAGGAAGGGATTCCCAGAATTTAG